Proteins from one Halogeometricum sp. S1BR25-6 genomic window:
- a CDS encoding MFS transporter: MLLVVSLGWAILQTGRFLLSPLLPAIISSLDITEATAGLALAAFQGVYAVTQYPGGEYSDNWNRTTLILPGLAVLVVGFLLFGLAGGLLGFLAGTVVVGLGKGLFAIPSRALISDLFTARRGRALGVYAAGTDVGGLLASGIAVLALTYATWRTPFLPVAAALATVTALYALWTRETVSVGSTSLDAAGTVRRLVASSRQRETLLAFALFYFMVGGFINFFPTYLAQARGFSDGLASATFAIVFVVGLTIKPLAGGLGDRYSRRHIAVAGLLLGAVSLTGIVLAQSRLLLYVAVFATAAGYKTGFPLADAIIMDEAPADGMGADLGAARALFLGANALGPAYVGVVATYADYAVAFGGLVGCLLVAAALLLRG; this comes from the coding sequence ATGCTCCTCGTCGTCTCGCTCGGATGGGCGATTCTCCAGACGGGGCGATTCCTCCTCTCGCCGCTCCTGCCCGCCATCATCTCGTCGCTCGATATCACCGAGGCGACGGCGGGCCTCGCGCTCGCGGCCTTCCAAGGCGTCTACGCCGTCACGCAGTACCCCGGCGGCGAGTACTCGGACAACTGGAACCGAACGACGCTCATCCTGCCGGGTCTGGCCGTCCTCGTCGTCGGCTTCCTCCTGTTCGGCCTCGCGGGCGGCCTCCTCGGCTTCCTCGCCGGCACCGTCGTCGTCGGACTCGGCAAGGGGCTGTTCGCCATCCCCTCGCGGGCGCTCATCTCCGATCTCTTCACCGCCCGGCGGGGCCGCGCGCTCGGCGTCTACGCCGCCGGAACGGACGTCGGCGGACTGCTCGCCTCCGGAATCGCCGTCCTCGCGCTGACGTACGCGACGTGGCGGACGCCGTTTCTCCCCGTCGCCGCCGCGCTCGCGACGGTGACCGCGCTGTACGCCCTCTGGACGCGCGAGACGGTCAGCGTCGGGTCGACGTCGCTCGACGCCGCCGGCACCGTCCGCCGACTCGTCGCCAGTTCGAGACAGCGCGAGACGCTCCTCGCGTTCGCGCTCTTTTACTTCATGGTCGGCGGCTTCATCAACTTCTTTCCGACCTACCTCGCGCAGGCGCGGGGGTTCTCCGACGGCCTCGCCAGCGCCACGTTCGCCATCGTCTTCGTCGTCGGCCTCACCATCAAACCGCTCGCGGGCGGCCTCGGCGACCGCTACTCGCGCCGGCACATCGCCGTCGCCGGCCTCCTCCTCGGCGCCGTCTCGCTGACGGGCATCGTGCTCGCGCAGTCGCGCCTCCTCCTCTACGTCGCCGTCTTCGCCACGGCGGCGGGCTACAAGACCGGCTTCCCTCTCGCGGACGCCATCATCATGGACGAGGCGCCGGCGGATGGCATGGGCGCGGACCTCGGGGCGGCGCGGGCGCTCTTCCTCGGCGCGAACGCCCTCGGCCCGGCGTACGTTGGCGTCGTCGCCACCTACGCGGACTACGCCGTCGCGTTCGGCGGACTCGTGGGCTGTCTGCTGGTGGCGGCGGCGCTGTTGCTGCGGGGGTAA
- a CDS encoding aminotransferase class V-fold PLP-dependent enzyme, which produces MNPSELRASIPVFDDVRYMNTGASGPSPRPVVESAQEMLARHEYDAASEAGPYPFAFDFYEEVRETVADFLGAAETEIALTQSTADGITRVAGAFDWEAGDVVVRTDLEHPAGVLPWSRLERRGCEVRVVPTEEGRIDREAYREAVEDAKLVCFSALTWNYGTYLPVSELVEEAHDAGAFVLVDAVQVPGHSPLDVTDWGADAVAAAGHKWLLGTWGGGFLYVAESAANDLEPTDVSYRSVEDPSTDEYELKTGAPRFEVGTTNLAPYAALQTAMETMESVGLEAVESHLLGLADRLTDAVPNDKLLSPEEPESGLVTVRVDDPEATVQTLKDDYGIVVRPIPSLDGSVRTSLHAINTETDVDRLVEALEETGW; this is translated from the coding sequence ATGAATCCGAGCGAACTCAGAGCTTCTATCCCGGTCTTCGACGACGTGCGCTACATGAACACGGGCGCGAGCGGACCTAGTCCCCGTCCCGTCGTGGAGAGCGCCCAGGAGATGCTGGCGCGCCACGAGTACGACGCCGCGAGCGAGGCGGGGCCGTACCCGTTCGCGTTCGACTTCTACGAGGAGGTTCGGGAGACCGTCGCCGACTTCCTCGGCGCCGCGGAGACCGAAATCGCGCTGACGCAGAGCACCGCCGACGGCATCACCCGCGTCGCGGGCGCGTTCGATTGGGAGGCGGGCGACGTGGTCGTCCGCACCGACCTCGAACACCCGGCGGGCGTCCTCCCGTGGTCGCGCCTCGAACGTCGCGGCTGCGAGGTGCGCGTCGTCCCCACGGAGGAGGGGCGAATCGACCGCGAGGCCTACCGGGAGGCCGTCGAGGACGCGAAACTCGTCTGCTTCAGCGCGCTGACGTGGAACTACGGAACCTATCTCCCCGTCTCGGAGTTGGTCGAGGAAGCTCACGACGCGGGCGCGTTCGTCCTCGTCGACGCCGTGCAGGTGCCGGGTCACTCGCCGCTGGACGTGACCGACTGGGGCGCCGACGCCGTCGCCGCCGCGGGGCACAAGTGGCTCCTCGGGACGTGGGGCGGGGGCTTCCTCTACGTCGCGGAGTCGGCGGCGAACGACCTCGAACCGACCGACGTGAGCTACCGGAGCGTCGAGGACCCCTCGACCGACGAGTACGAACTCAAGACCGGCGCGCCGCGCTTCGAGGTGGGGACGACCAACCTCGCGCCGTACGCGGCGCTGCAGACGGCGATGGAGACGATGGAGTCCGTCGGTCTCGAGGCCGTCGAGTCGCACCTCCTCGGCCTCGCGGACAGGCTGACGGACGCCGTCCCGAACGACAAGCTATTGAGCCCCGAGGAACCGGAATCGGGGCTCGTGACGGTACGAGTCGACGACCCGGAAGCGACGGTGCAGACGCTCAAAGACGACTACGGTATCGTGGTCCGACCCATCCCGTCGCTCGACGGGTCGGTCCGAACCTCGCTACACGCGATAAACACCGAGACGGACGTCGACCGACTGGTCGAGGCGCTCGAAGAGACGGGGTGGTGA
- the msrA gene encoding peptide-methionine (S)-S-oxide reductase MsrA, whose protein sequence is MSDTELATLGGGCFWCIEAPMKELVGVESVTSGYAGGHVKDPTYEEVCRGSTGHAEVVQVEFDPDDISYRDLLEVFFALHDPTTEDRQGPDVGSQYRSAVFYHDEEQRQTVEALVVEMTESGVYDDDIVTEIAPLDTFYEAEEHHQDYYEKNPDQPYCAVQIPPKLEKVREKFAGQVRGVN, encoded by the coding sequence ATGAGCGACACCGAACTCGCGACGCTCGGCGGCGGTTGCTTCTGGTGCATCGAGGCCCCGATGAAGGAACTCGTCGGCGTCGAGTCCGTCACCTCCGGCTACGCGGGTGGACACGTCAAGGACCCGACGTACGAGGAGGTCTGCCGGGGGTCGACGGGGCACGCCGAAGTCGTGCAGGTCGAGTTCGACCCCGACGACATCTCCTACCGGGACCTGCTCGAAGTGTTCTTCGCGCTTCACGACCCGACCACGGAGGACAGACAGGGACCGGACGTGGGGTCGCAGTACCGCTCGGCCGTCTTCTACCACGACGAGGAGCAGCGACAGACGGTCGAAGCCCTCGTCGTCGAGATGACCGAATCGGGCGTCTACGACGACGACATCGTCACCGAAATCGCTCCTCTGGACACCTTCTACGAGGCCGAAGAGCACCACCAGGACTACTACGAAAAGAACCCCGACCAGCCCTACTGCGCGGTCCAGATTCCGCCGAAACTGGAGAAGGTCCGCGAGAAGTTCGCCGGACAGGTCCGCGGCGTGAACTGA
- a CDS encoding DUF7563 family protein encodes MAACDHCGTHVSERFVRVFADESGTVRACPNCSANAGLADVMRERARGA; translated from the coding sequence ATGGCAGCGTGTGACCACTGCGGAACCCACGTCTCCGAACGCTTCGTCCGCGTCTTCGCGGACGAGTCGGGGACGGTCCGCGCCTGCCCGAACTGCTCGGCGAACGCCGGCCTCGCGGACGTGATGCGCGAACGCGCCCGAGGGGCCTGA
- a CDS encoding SDR family oxidoreductase gives MELDMAGDAALVTASSSGLGRASARALAQEGVNVVMNGRDAERLESAVEEVQKDATGGATVVGEAGDLTDADDIESLVERPVEEFGGLDHLVTSAGGPPSGPFSETTDEDWYEAFDLLVMSVVRTVRAAEEHLKEGDGGTIVTIASGSVKEAIDGLVLSNSVRMGVIGLEKTLSKEFAPEVRANAVLPGSHETSRIEELVEQGVERGEYDSYEEGIEEWGEGIPTGGIGDPMDLGRTVAFLSSPQSEFVNGAAVPIDGGSSASNL, from the coding sequence ATGGAACTCGACATGGCGGGCGACGCGGCGTTGGTGACGGCGTCGAGCAGCGGTCTCGGCAGGGCCTCGGCGCGAGCGCTCGCACAGGAGGGCGTGAACGTCGTGATGAACGGGCGCGACGCCGAGCGACTCGAATCGGCCGTTGAGGAGGTGCAGAAGGACGCGACGGGCGGTGCGACGGTGGTCGGCGAGGCGGGCGACCTGACCGACGCCGACGACATCGAGTCGCTCGTCGAGCGACCGGTCGAGGAGTTCGGCGGCCTCGACCACCTCGTCACCTCCGCGGGCGGTCCGCCCTCGGGGCCGTTCTCGGAGACGACCGACGAGGACTGGTACGAGGCGTTCGACCTACTCGTGATGAGCGTCGTGCGGACGGTGCGGGCCGCGGAGGAACACCTTAAGGAGGGCGACGGCGGCACCATCGTCACCATCGCCTCCGGGAGCGTCAAGGAGGCCATCGACGGCCTCGTCCTCTCGAACTCGGTCCGCATGGGCGTCATCGGACTGGAAAAGACGCTCTCGAAGGAGTTCGCCCCGGAGGTGCGCGCCAACGCCGTCCTCCCCGGATCCCACGAGACGTCCCGCATCGAGGAACTCGTCGAGCAGGGCGTCGAACGGGGCGAGTACGACTCCTACGAGGAGGGAATCGAGGAGTGGGGCGAGGGCATCCCGACGGGTGGCATCGGCGACCCGATGGACCTCGGTCGAACCGTCGCCTTCCTCTCCTCGCCGCAGTCGGAGTTCGTCAACGGCGCCGCCGTCCCCATCGACGGCGGGTCGAGCGCGTCGAACCTCTAA
- a CDS encoding ArsR/SmtB family transcription factor, translating to METVLWQVLAGTRGGPNRARILRAIDERPRNANRLSEDLDMAYNTIRHHLEVLEENGVVTSGGSDYGTVYLPSDRVRNHWNTVERIISQIDD from the coding sequence ATGGAGACGGTCCTCTGGCAGGTTCTTGCCGGGACACGAGGAGGACCCAACCGCGCGCGGATTCTCCGGGCTATCGACGAGCGTCCTCGCAACGCGAACCGACTGTCCGAGGACCTCGATATGGCCTACAACACTATCAGACACCACCTCGAAGTTTTAGAGGAGAACGGCGTCGTCACAAGCGGTGGTTCGGACTACGGGACAGTGTACCTCCCGTCCGACCGAGTCCGAAACCACTGGAACACCGTCGAACGAATCATTTCACAGATCGATGATTAG